GGCCCCGTGCCATCCTGCGCGAATTCGGCTGCGCAGCTACCAAAGCGATGCGGTTGCCGCGCTAGTCGATGACCTGGACACCGAAGGCCGGGCGTTGTTGGTTCTCGCGACTGGTCTGGGTAAGACCGTGGTGGGGGCGAGGTGATTGCGCACCACCTGTCTCTCGATTCAGAGGCCGATATCCTCGTGGTCGCACACACGAAGGATCTTGTGGCGCAACTTGAGCGCGCAATGTGGCGTCACCTTCCGAAGACCGTCAAGACGCAGGTGCTGACTGGGGACGAGAAGCCGAAAGACCTTCGGGGCGTGACTTTTGCAACC
This genomic stretch from Mycolicibacterium fluoranthenivorans harbors:
- a CDS encoding DEAD/DEAH box helicase family protein; translated protein: MRSYQSDAVAALVDDLDTEGRALLVLATGLGKTVVGAR